A genome region from Euphorbia lathyris chromosome 4, ddEupLath1.1, whole genome shotgun sequence includes the following:
- the LOC136225780 gene encoding probable UDP-glucosyl transferase 73B6 — MNTEIKEDLHIFFFPFMAEGHTIPLINIAKLFASKQGIKVSIITTPLNAPKLSSKILGHKIEILTIKFNCSEAGLPDGCEHLDLVPPEIGLNFFLATHVLAHPLEQILHQYRPNCLVSDTFFPWSTEVAAKYGVPRIVFSGTCFFSTCASLCMRLYQPYKNVKSDSDPFVIPDFPGEIELITRKLPEFVYKDTGFSEFYRKVKDVEMKSYGVLVNSFYELESEYVDHLRNVLGVKAWHIGPVSLWGGSSGRGESFVNDNEILEWLDSKKANSVVYICFGSMTSFTNEQLLEIAHGIEESGQIFIWVVKKSEKKDEEDDEEWLPRGFEERMEGKGLLIRGWAPQVSILEHEAVGGFVTHCRWNSTLEAISAGVKMVTWPVAAEQFYNEKLVTEVLRIGIPVGAKKWARKVGDSVKKEAITKAVRQLMVGDEAEEMKCRANKYADMARKAVENGGSSHSDFNSFIDEFKSKKIG; from the exons atgaacACTGAAATCAAAGAAGATCttcacattttcttcttcccaTTCATGGCGGAAGGCCACACAATTCCCCTCATTAACATCGCCAAACTCTTCGCTTCAAAACAAGGCATCAAAGTAAGCATTATCACAACCCCTCTAAACGCCCCCAAATTATCCAGCAAGATTCTAGGGCACAAAATTGAAATCCTAACAATCAAATTCAACTGTTCCGAAGCCGGATTACCCGACGGATGCGAACATCTCGATCTAGTCCCACCGGAAATCGGACTCAACTTCTTCTTAGCTACTCATGTTCTTGCTCATCCATTAGAACAGATTCTCCATCAGTATCGCCCGAATTGTCTAGTTTCAGACACTTTCTTTCCTTGGTCTACTGAAGTTGCAGCCAAGTATGGAGTTCCGAGGATCGTTTTTAGTGGCACTTGTTTCTTCTCTACCTGTGCTTCCTTGTGTATGAGACTATATCAGCCTTACAAGAATGTAAAATCGGACTCCGATCCTTTCGTTATCCCGGATTTCCCCGGGGAAATCGAGCTGATAACGAGGAAGTTACCGGAGTTTGTTTATAAGGATACCGGGTTTTCGGAGTTTTACCGGAAAGTGAAAGATGTTGAGATGAAAAGCTATGGTGTTCTTGTTAATAGCTTCTATGAGCTTGAATCGGAATATGTTGATCATTTGAGGAACGTTTTGGGGGTAAAAGCGTGGCATATTGGGCCCGTTTCACTATGGGGTGGAAGTTCGGGGAGAGGAGAGAGTTTCGTTAATGATAACGAGATATTAGAATGGTTGGATTCGAAGAAAGCGAATTCGGTTGtttatatatgtttcggaagtATGACTAGTTTTACAAATGAGCAACTTCTTGAGATAGCACATGGAATTGAAGAGTCCGGGCAGATATTTATTTGGGTAGTTAAGAAAAGCgagaagaaagatgaagaggacGACGAAGAATGGCTACCTCGAGGATTTGAGGAACGAATGGAAGGAAAAGGACTTCTAATTCGAGGCTGGGCGCCACAAGTTTCGATTCTTGAACATGAAGCGGTGGGTGGATTCGTGACCCATTGCAGATGGAATTCGACTCTTGAAGCTATAAGTGCAG GAGTGAAAATGGTGACGTGGCCGGTAGCGGCAGAGCAGTTTTATAATGAGAAATTGGTGACTGAGGTTTTGAGAATTGGAATTCCTGTTGGGGCAAAGAAATGGGCTAGAAAGGTTGGTGATAGTGTGAAGAAAGAAGCCATAACTAAGGCAGTAAGACAACTTATGGTAGGTGACGAAGCAGAGGAAATGAAATGCAGAGCAAATAAGTATGCTGACATGGCAAGGAAAGCAGTTGAAAATGGTGGATCTTCGCATTCtgattttaattcttttatCGATGAATTTAAAAGTAAGAAGATAGGGTAA